A genomic window from Vitis riparia cultivar Riparia Gloire de Montpellier isolate 1030 chromosome 18, EGFV_Vit.rip_1.0, whole genome shotgun sequence includes:
- the LOC117906430 gene encoding putative clathrin assembly protein At1g33340 — protein sequence MGVDVQGKLRRALGSVKDHASIGKAMIYHHDGFSDIEVAVVRATGHDDSPIDDKYMHEILFLVSNSPSSITFLAERISRRLGKTRDRLVALKTLVLIHRLLRGGNRCFEQQLRGAHVSGHLRMTTGWFLMSNTEPSVCFLHRYAAYLQERMGWVINQAGKLEPVMSQALELQFYEEKLIHTVLRRLPRCQILLDRVLDCSPSEISPSDSLAQVAMSNTLKESFQVYMAFCEGVAALVNMFFELTRPVRALACNILRRASQQSQELHDLYEHCKTIIGNKNLEYPSVQIISIDHVLALEQLLSFTPTPYGSVLTTKAAGSKPPAILDYLTRSTKMQSTKTGTEGQGEKDDHTSESTLSPTLFSCTLETKISKVWVVFDEEESAESQVSIERLFIKGTVSNLSQ from the coding sequence ATGGGGGTGGACGTACAGGGCAAGCTCCGGCGAGCTCTTGGCTCAGTGAAGGACCATGCTTCCATTGGCAAGGCCATGATATACCATCATGATGGCTTTTCTGACATAGAGGTGGCGGTGGTGCGAGCAACCGGCCATGATGACAGCCCCATTGATGACAAATACATGCATGAGATCCTCTTCCTTGTCTCTAACTCTCCGTCCTCAATAACTTTTCTTGCTGAAAGAATCTCTCGCCGCCTTGGAAAGACCAGAGACCGCCTGGTGGCCCTCAAGACTCTCGTGCTGATTCATCGCCTTCTGCGTGGAGGCAATCGCTGCTTTGAGCAACAGCTGCGCGGTGCCCATGTTTCAGGGCATCTCCGGATGACTACTGGGTGGTTCCTGATGAGTAATACCGAGCCTTCAGTTTGTTTCCTACACAGGTATGCTGCTTATCTACAAGAAAGAATGGGCTGGGTCATTAACCAAGCTGGAAAGCTTGAACCTGTCATGTCACAAGCCTTGGAGTTGCAGTTCTATGAGGAGAAGTTAATCCATACCGTGTTGCGTAGATTGCCCAGATGTCAAATCCTTCTGGATAGGGTCTTGGATTGCTCACCCTCTGAGATTTCGCCTTCAGACAGCTTGGCTCAAGTGGCCATGAGCAACACCCTGAAAGAAAGCTTCCAAGTTTACATGGCTTTTTGTGAAGGGGTTGCAGCTCTggtaaatatgttttttgaatTGACGAGACCGGTGAGAGCTCTAGCCTGCAACATACTAAGGAGAGCTTCTCAGCAGAGCCAGGAGCTTCATGATCTGTATGAACATTGCAAAACAATAATTGGGAATAAGAACTTGGAGTACCCATCGGTCCAAATCATATCAATCGATCATGTTCTGGCATTGGAACAACTCTTAAGCTTTACACCAACTCCATATGGTTCTGTACTGACCACCAAAGCAGCTGGCTCTAAGCCGCCTGCTATTTTGGATTACCTTACAAGGTCAACCAAGATGCAGTCGACAAAGACAGGAACAGAAGGCCAAGGCGAGAAAGATGACCACACAAGTGAGAGTACTTTATCACCAACTCTTTTTTCTTGCACGCTAGAGACCAAGATAAGTAAAGTATGGGTGGTGTTTGATGAAGAAGAGTCTGCTGAATCACAGGTCTCTATTGAGAGACTCTTCATCAAAGGTACTGTCAGTAATCTCTCTCAATGA
- the LOC117907446 gene encoding peptide chain release factor 1, protein MAAQSLWRLFLRVPSSSPSLTAVATARRKFGMSCRMLFSSENSSSGSGSREFLGLSDEQLMKQCEMSTFKSSGPGGQHRNKRESAVRLKHLPTGIIAQAVEDRSQHKNRASALARLRTLLALKVRNSIDLDTYSPPLELLQILPAKSTIRTSDCGPQIGPNNPKFALGMLALLDLIFAVEGSISDAAKLMGLSTGALSRLILSDDSLRMAVNELRTSKGLKPLK, encoded by the exons ATGGCTGCTCAATCCCTCTGGAGATTGTTTCTCAGAGTTCCAAGCTCAAGCCCAAGCTTGACAGCAGTAGCAACAGcaagaagaaaatttggaatGAGCTGTCGTATGTTATTCAGCAGTGAAAACAGCAGCAGTGGCAGTGGAAGCAGAGAATTCCTAGGGTTGTCAGACGAACAGTTGATGAAACAGTGCGAAATGAGTACATTCAAGTCTTCTGGTCCAGGTGGCCAGCACCGCAACAAACGAGAATCTGCCGTCCGTCTCAAGCACCTCCCGACCGGCATTATTGCCCag GCTGTTGAGGACAGATCACAGCATAAAAATCGAGCATCAGCCCTAGCTCGCTTGCGTACTCTATTGGCTCTAAAAG TCAGGAACAGTATAGATCTTGATACATATTCACCTCCTCTGGagcttcttcaaattcttccaGCAAAATCAACAATCAGAACATCAGATTGTGGTCCACAAATTGGCCCAAACAATCCCAAATTCGCTTTG GGAATGCTAGCTTTGTTGGATTTAATTTTTGCAGTGGAGGGCTCTATATCAGATGCAGCAAAGTTGATGGG ATTAAGCACCGGGGCTCTATCACGTTTGATTCTCTCTGATGATTCTCTTCGGATGGCAGTGAATGAGCTGAGGACATCAAAG GGTTTGAAGCCTCTCAAGTAG